The Drosophila innubila isolate TH190305 chromosome 3R unlocalized genomic scaffold, UK_Dinn_1.0 2_E_3R, whole genome shotgun sequence genome has a segment encoding these proteins:
- the LOC117790638 gene encoding LOW QUALITY PROTEIN: putative polypeptide N-acetylgalactosaminyltransferase 13 (The sequence of the model RefSeq protein was modified relative to this genomic sequence to represent the inferred CDS: substituted 1 base at 1 genomic stop codon): protein MSLGSRQRQLRCCLVVVLALFVSQFLVVLVLSRYRFFDDLVSDRSNFQHLSLANNVDWRAFIAHTPEQPDAFFQYNRQLSDKLPAVRSLPRTRHDSCNTRTYKLPHASYAKLSVVISFYNEARSILLRTLLTLISRTPADYLHELIIIDDCSEDANLLDRLDGLIRSMFATPAACPILNFKRNPQRRGLIWSRNEGARVASGNYLLFLDSHCEVNDGWLEPLLDRLALNSSLAVSPLLDPIDPETLSYLTGNVLLKGGFDWSLHFHWLPRQLAEREPPEQQYKSPAFAGGIMMISREWFFKLHGFNPHLQIWGGESIEFAIKLWLCGGQIEIVPCSRIGHIFRPLHAFEFPAQFEQQLDTAQATYLRXKLKIIAESWLDEYKYLFYTLKPAARQIPLNLSHQHYELALIKTGQQCNRFDWYMRHVNTDLKVHNAKYSALGTLRNEDRCLHVEDNSPKVELQLLLVSCYQVEITQWHLHRESGQLSTGNKLCLGVSIKHRERPKLTLDSCLSGELKQLSNHTQRWLRRDTKLLHAATHLCLDNPLTNQLELSSCRPQAAAQSFQFTLEMEAQT from the exons ATGTCTCTCGGCTCTCGGCAACGTCAGTTGCGCTGTTGCCTCGTCGTTGTCTTGGCCTTATTTGTCAGTCAGTTTCTTGTAGTGCTAGTGTTATCACGATATCGATTCTTTGATGATTTGGTGTCCGACAGA TCCAATTTCCAGCACCTGAGCTTGGCCAATAATGTTGATTGGCGTGCAtttattgctcatacgccCGAGCAGCCGGATGCATTCTTTCAATACAATCGTCAGTTAAGTGACAAGTTGCCGGCAGTGCGTTCATTGCCAAGGACACGACATGACAG TTGCAACACACGCACCTACAAGCTGCCACATGCCTCGTACGCCAAGTTGAGCGTTGTGATAAGTTTCTACAATGAGGCGCGTTCCATATTGCTGAGAACGCTCTTGACCCTGATCAGTCGAACACCCGCGGATTATCTCCACGAGCTCATCATCATCGATGACTGCAGTGAAGATG CCAATCTGTTGGATAGACTCGATGGACTGATAAGGAGTATGTTTGCCACGCCAGCTGCTTGCCCCATTCTCAACTTCAAGCGCAATCCTCAGCGACGGGGTCTAATTTGGTCACGCAACGAGGGGGCACGAGTTGCAAGTGGAAATTACTTGCTCTTTCTCGATAGTCACTGTGAGGTTAACGATGGATGGCTGGAGCCCCTGCTGGACAGGCTGGCGTTGAACTCGAGCCTGGCGGTTAGTCCACTGCTGGATCCCATTGACCCCGAGACCTTGAGCTACCTAACTGGCAATGTGCTGCTGAAAGGAGGATTCGATTGGAGTCTGCATTTCCATTGGCTGCCCCGACAACTGGCCGAACGGGAGCCACCAGAGCAACAATATAAAAGTCCAGCCTTTGCTGGTGGTATTATGATGATCTCACGCGAATGGTTCTTTAAGTTGCACGGCTTTAACCCACACTTGCAG ATTTGGGGCGGCGAGTCCATTGAGTTTGCCATTAAATTGTGGCTTTGCGGTGGACAAATTGAGATCGTGCCCTGCAGCCGAATTGGacatatttttcgaccactCCATGCCTTTGAGTTTCCGGCACAATTCGAACAGCAGCTGGACACTGCCCAGGCGACATATTTGCGGTAG AAACTCAAAATCATAGCCGAGTCCTGGCTGGACGagtacaaatatttgttctaCACCCTCAAACCGGCGGCCAGACAAATTCCATTGAATCTCTCCCACCAGCATTACGAGTTGGCTCTGATAAAGACTGGACAGCAGTGTAATCGCTTCGACTGGTATATGCGGCATGTGAACACCGACCTGAA AGTTCACAACGCCAAGTACAGTGCACTGGGCACACTGCGAAATGAGGATCGCTGTCTGCATGTGGAAGATAACTCACCGAAAGTGGAGTTGCAACTTCTCCTCGTCAGTTGCTACCAAGTTGAGATCACGCAGTGGCATCTGCATCGTGAAAGCGGACAGTTGAGCACAGGAAACAAGCTTTGTTTAGGAGTTTCGATAAAACATAGGGAGCGACCAAAGCTGACTCTGGACTCTTGTTTGAGTGGAGAGTTGAAACAGCTTTCAAATCATACGCAACGTTGGCTGCGCCGTGACACAAAGTTGTTGCACGCTGCGACGCATCTCTGTCTAGATAATCCGCTCACGAATCAGCTGGAGCTGAGCAGCTGTCGCCCGCAAGCGGCCGCACAGTCATTTCAATTTACATTGGAAATGGAGGCACAAACATAA
- the LOC117791068 gene encoding uncharacterized protein LOC117791068: protein MQRYQVCTVFVLILFRIYSNDAEWLKKYEEDYHRPTYYNKAHKSDKHVDYSHTSMESRDLTTKTPRNLLTEFDPKIYKSYYVNILNRGSVICAGALISRRMIITSSRCFLPDPKKPTEEFKAEEMSVITGNDFGPDRSKTWKVIAFFMPAPKKNGMGVHDIALLALRKKLRKVQYRYIKLYNRMPMPGAAVTMSFVDHNSHDITLYESKVLNIDSCNKTYEKFGHLHIPFDEEFFCVSNRKKAGCSTRPGDPLFIENKLAGINIYGEQCDELEGGRKADVYYAIRHTFKFIQKTTDMLRAFTGTGPFNNSATTKRTQLFQETTTIATYLIHD from the coding sequence ATGCAACGATATCAAGTGTGCACTGTGTTTGTCCTTATTCTATTCCGGATTTATTCAAATGATGCCGAATGGTTAAAAAAGTATGAAGAGGACTATCATCGACCTACCTATTATAATAAGGCCCATAAGAGCGACAAACATGTGGACTACAGTCATACGTCAATGGAAAGCCGTGATTTGACGACAAAAACACCACGTAATCTGTTGACAGAGTTTGATCCAAAGATCTACAAAAGCTACTAtgtgaatattttgaatagaGGGTCGGTGATCTGTGCAGGTGCTCTCATCTCCCGACGCATGATTATCACCTCTTCACGTTGTTTTTTGCCAGACCCGAAAAAACCCACCGAAGAGTTTAAGGCTGAGGAAATGTCTGTGATCACAGGCAACGATTTTGGTCCGGATAGGAGTAAAACCTGGAAAgtgattgcattttttatgccagcaccaaaaaaaaatggcatgGGTGTCCATGATATAGCACTTCTTGCATTGCgaaaaaagctaagaaaagTCCAATATCGTTACATCAAACTCTACAATCGTATGCCAATGCCAGGAGCTGCTGTGACGATGTCCTTTGTGGATCACAATAGCCATGATATTACTTTATACGAAAGTAAAGTCTTGAATATTGATAGCTGTAACAAAACCTATGAGAAATTCGGTCATCTGCACATTCCCTTTGATGAGGAGTTCTTCTGTGTGTCAAACAGAAAGAAAGCTGGTTGCAGCACTCGTCCTGGCGATCCTTTGTTTATTGAGAACAAACTCGCCGGCATTAACATATATGGCGAGCAATGTGATGAGCTGGAAGGAGGCCGCAAGGCTGATGTGTATTATGCCATTCggcatacatttaaatttattcagaaGACAACGGATATGCTGAGAGCCTTTACAGGAACGGGTCCATTCAACAATTCGGCTACAACGAAAAGGACTCAACTGTTTCAAGAGACCACCACAATTGCCACATATCTGATTCACGATTAA
- the LOC117790792 gene encoding uncharacterized protein LOC117790792, translating into MFSSFLRLFLLVAFACHVVAEEKNEKIRHHKLKYQFGDRQPHFGYVKGHMASDHKKRHRVQETTVNPNGNNDIKLDNYVARLYVRNKLICSGLVVSNRTVLTTSLCILNVPLGNIELKLLDGTIHKIVNVTDGSEYAIHTASELVSLLILDKELPKTYIKPPPICPIYVGKSESVELWKWNNHKSLLVKKSVRQIDESECKQMIDDAEGLVINSALSCVENTRITQECEKTYGLPYVWKGHFCGLNILGHNCPKQSLADVYARLLQVKRYISRKLNEVRLSKLEDDLA; encoded by the coding sequence ATGTTCTCATCATTTCTAAGACTTTTCTTGTTGGTGGCATTCGCCTGCCACGTTGTGGCTGAAGAGAAGAATGAGAAAATTCGCCAccataaactaaaatatcaatttggtGATCGACAGCCACACTTTGGTTATGTGAAGGGTCACATGGCCAGTGATCACAAGAAGCGTCATCGTGTCCAAGAAACGACAGTCAATCCAAATGGCAATAATGATATCAAACTTGATAATTATGTGGCACGTCTCTATGTCAGGAATAAGCTGATATGCAGTGGTCTTGTGGTCAGTAATCGAACAGTGCTAACCACAAGTTTATGCATACTCAATGTGCCTCTTGGGAATATTGAGCTAAAGCTGTTGGATGGCACAATTCACAAGATAGTCAATGTCACGGATGGAAGTGAATATGCGATTCATACGGCCTCAGAATTGGTGTCCTTGTTGATCCTGGATAAGGAGCTGCCCAAGACATATATAAAACCGCCGCCAATTTGTCCAATTTACGTTGGCAAAAGCGAATCAGTAGAGCTTTGGAAATGGAATAATCACAAGAGTTTATTGGTGAAAAAGTCTGTACGACAAATTGACGAAAGTGAATGTAAGCAAATGATCGATGATGCTGAAGGTCTTGTTATCAATAGTGCACTTAGTTGTGTGGAGAATACGCGAATAACGCAGGAATGTGAGAAAACCTATGGATTGCCCTACGTGTGGAAGGGACACTTTTGTGGCCTAAATATCCTGGGTCACAACTGTCCCAAACAAAGTTTAGCTGATGTCTATGCCAGGTTGCTGCAGGTGAAGCGCTACATTAGTCGAAAGCTTAACGAGGTGAGACTCAGCAAACTGGAGGATGACTTAGCCTAA
- the LOC117790793 gene encoding seminase-like — protein sequence MFLVLMKALQASVGIPGVHYHRYMLSDYRPQHNNRTQKDYLPLRRPVYPEMNDALVALRNGSLEPVVKLEDSDTQTPLFELLVRIYSDNKYVCMGTLITESLIMTSATCFNQMNAPNLTIKTSTNLILGQLEIVSDNSVVKTLSLRKPVPHMNFTAQLCDSVLHSSNILTLPTYIRSRRVVHTQTANVIPLNECRNQLDDPDGNIVTDSMICIRNEKRTSTCQKSHGTPLIYKGQICGVNILGHNCPKYYGVDLYASVLNEVKYFNATLKKIKASKIEDFL from the coding sequence ATGTTTCTAGTGTTAATGAAGGCACTGCAGGCTTCCGTCGGGATTCCTGGTGTTCACTATCATCGTTACATGCTGTCCGATTACAGGCCACAGCATAACAACAGGACCCAGAAGGACTATCTGCCTTTACGACGTCCTGTTTATCCGGAGATGAATGATGCATTAGTTGCGCTTCGAAATGGATCCTTGGAGCCTGTGGTAAAGCTGGAGGATTCGGATACACAAACTCCGCTCTTTGAACTGCTGGTGCGTATTTATTCCGACAACAAGTACGTCTGCATGGGCACCCTCATCACCGAATCTCTCATCATGACCTCGGCCACCTGCTTCAATCAGATGAATGCaccaaatttgacaattaAGACGTCAACCAATTTGATTCTTGGCCAACTCGAGATAGTTAGCGATAATAGTGTGGTGAAAACATTATCTCTAAGAAAACCCGTGCCACACATGAATTTTACGGCCCAACTTTGTGATTCCGTGTTGCATTCTTCCAACATTTTAACTCTGCCGACGTACATCCGGAGCCGACGTGttgtacacacacagacagctAATGTGATACCCTTGAATGAATGCCGGAATCAATTGGATGATCCTGATGGCAACATTGTGACTGATTCTATGATTTGTATTAGAAATGAAAAGCGAACATCCACATGTCAGAAATCCCATGGCACTCCACTAATTTACAAAGGTCAAATCTGTGGAGTGAATATCTTGGGACACAATTGTCCCAAGTACTATGGAGTCGATCTCTATGCCAGCGTTCTAAAtgaagttaaatattttaatgcaacaTTGAAGAAAATTAAGGCCTCCAAAATAGAAGATTTTCTATGA